aaatgataaatacCACATGTTGAGGGGACAAGTTGTAGATTTAGCTGGGAATGTGCAAAAACACGGACTGACAGGATGATGCCTGGTATGAAAGTTTGGCGTCAAATTGAGGTTTTCAGCATGATGACGATCCAGAGCATGCTGccaaaacatgacaaagagTTTCGAAAAGggaagcagagaaaataataCATCGGACGATTATGTTACTTAACTCTAATccaaccaaaaagaaaaaaaaaacacctctgaGGCTCGTCTCGGACAAAAAGGTAGACAAAACATCTCCTTTACTGGAAAGtggctgaaaaatgaaaaggtcAGAAAAGAAATCTCAGAACTTTTCTCCCAAATCTGATTTGCAACATttgtgatgcattttatttatgaaaagaaTATTAGaactattgttatttttttaatctaagtttgaatattttgtggTGACGTTTTGCAGGCTGACTTTTTATGAGGTCCTTACTTTAGGTTCAACCTGTTGAGATTCTTGTTTTCAcatctttgtttaaatttttatatttgtttttttttctccagtcatcattttcatctttttgtcctctttttaCCGCCCcattttttcatccatccatccatctatccattttctgccgcttatccgggatCGGGTCgtaggggcagcagcttcagaagggaggcccagactttcCTCTCCctagccacttcttccagcttctCCGGGGGAACCCCRaggtgttcccaggccagccaagagacatagtccctccagcgtgtcctgggtcttccccgaggcttCCTCCCGGAGGGACATGCccgaaacacctcaccagggaggcgtccaggaggcatcctgaccagatgcccgagccacctcaactgggtcctctcgacgtggaggagaagcggctctactctgagtccctcccggatgacggAGCTTCTCATCCTATCTccaagggagagcccagccaccctgcggaggaaacctatttcggccgcttgtatccgtgatctcgttctttcggtcatgacccaaagctcatgaccatagatgagggtgggaacgtagatcgaccggtaaattgagagcttcgctttttgactcagctctctcttcaccacgacggactagtacagcgcccgcttcacggcagacgctgccccaatccgcctgtcgatctcccgctcctttcttccctcattcgtgaacatgatccccagatacttaaactcctccacttgaggcaggacgacccccctgacccggagaaggcactctacccttttccagctcaagaccatggcctcggatttggaggcactgagcctcatccctgccgcttcacactcggtcgcgaaccgctccagcgagagctgcagatcacgatctgatgaagccaacaggaccacatcatctgcaaaaagcagagatgcgatcctaaggccaccaaaatggatcccctcaacacctcggctgcgcctagaaattctgtccattaAAGTAATGAAcggaatcggtgacaaagggcagccttggcggagtcaaAATCTCactggaaacgagcccgacttagtgccggcaatgcggaccagactctgacaccggtcatatagggacctgacagcccgtatcaaagggcccggtaccccatattCCCGTAGAACCCCCCACAacgctcagcttcctcaacagaaggcatgttggtgggattgaggaagtcttcgaagtattccgcccactggcccacaacgtcccaagttgaggtcagcagaacaccatccccactataaacagtgttggtgctgcactgcttccccctcctgagacgccggatggtggaccagaatagcctcgaagccgtacggaagtctKtctccatggcctctccaaactcctcccacgcccgagtttttgcctcagcaaccacccgagccgcatgccgcttcgcccgccggtacctatcagctgcttctggagtcccacaggccaaaaaggcccgataggactccttcttcagcttgacagcatccctcaccgaaggtgtctaCCAACGGGCTCGAGGGTTGCCGCcacgacaggcaccaacaaccttgcggctgCAGCTCCaataagccgcctcggcaatggaggtacggaacatggtccactcaaaCTCAATAtccccccacctcccccagAACGTGTTTGAAGTTCTGctggagatgggagttaaagctccgtctcacaggggactccgccagacgttcccagcagaccctcactacacgtttgggcctgccaggtctgaccggcttcctcccccaccaccggagccaactcaccaccaggtagtggtcagtggacagctccgcacctctcttcgcccaagtgtccaagacatacggccgcagatccgatgaaacgatgacaaaattgATCaccgaactgcggcctagggtgtcctggtgccaagtgcacatatggacacccttatgcttgaacgtggtgttcgtgatggacaatccgtgacgagYacagaagtccaacaacagaacaccactcgagttcagatcggggggccgttcctcatctaggacctgtctgccttgggtgaccctaccaggggcataaagccccagacagcatagctcctaggatcattagGACACTCAAagccctccaccacgataaggtgtcAGCCCAAGGAGGAgcccattttttcttttttctctttaagttAAGCACCATTTTCTACAGACCCCTTTCAGCTCCAGATTGTAGAGTAATCTCTCATTTGACTAACgtttttcttctgactggaagcAATCCTCTATCAAAGTTTTTGAGCCAGAGTCCGATCCTGAATTTGCTAGAATCTGTGGAAGGAGTTAAAGATTAGGGTGACGTCCAggaggccttccaacctcaGAGAACTAGAGCTCATCATCTAACTCgaaatctttaaaataccagcAAGAAcgtacaaaatgcaaaatgttggTCAGCAATTACAAGAAGGGTTTGCTTGCTGTAGTGGCACTAAAGATTTTTCTGTTGGCTATTGAGAAAAGAGTAATTCTGAAAGGGACTTTCAGAATGTATgcatatgtatgtatattttcatattatcttttcttttccgatcagaaacaaaatgatgccAAGCAGAAATGTGCCAAGGCTATCAACTGAATAATTTGGGCTTTAATTGTATGCAAATATCTGATTTGAGTTGTATTTGTGGGCAATCTACGGCCGGTTTTGGCTGAGCTCAGTGGCTgctctgttcttttcttttttttatcatttcctgTAATGTAGAGCTTTCTATGCGTTTTTCAGTCTTGTGGGTTTTTGGGGCATCTAAAAATCAACTTCCTGTCGTCATGTTGCCTGAAAGCACTTCAAAAGCTCACAGGAGGCAGAgttgtctgtttctttttcagcaaATCTCAAACAGGACGTGAATTCACATTTGAAATCAGATTGAAAAATGACTGGGCTTTGGTAGCTTGGATGACATATTTCAGctgaaaagtattttatttctaatcttTCATCAAATACAAATGAATTATATGAAGCCGATTAGTTATTTTTCACTTTACTAACAAGTATTAAGATTTCCAACAATTGGACAAGTTCTGGAACCTGCTCAGTTAATAATCTTTACGTTGATGATAGCAGATACTCGAGTATCATAAACCACAACGTTCTTAAAATTGCTTCGATCGATTCTGTGCTCTGATGGAAGCTGctgaaaactgcagcttgaTTTGAAGCGAATGCAACATTCAGGTTTTGCTCACAGCAGACTTTCTGAAAGcctgaaaatagtttttgttgacTAGGATTACTCTATCCACAAGCTGTCAGATTTAAAGAGACACCAACATGATCTCAGTGACAACATTGACAATATAgccaaaagaaacatgaaacatttcagttttccaACTAAGTAGAGCACTAAACCTAAAAATACAAGCAGTTTCTGCtcatatatacaatatataaatataaaaatatttttttatgtgcgTGTCAGCCATCTACTCCATTACCAAAGCCAATACAGATCAGTGTTCAGGTTACGTTTTGCAGCTCATCATTTAAGAAGATACAAAGTCCTTACCTTTTTAGTTAAAACCCAAAGATTCCCTCCCTGCTGACGAACGCTCGGCATGCCGCGTTCCCATCCTGCGACACACACGCAGGTCTGACAGCTGAATTAAAACTCAAATTCCCTTCATTCACCGGTTGCCACGGAGACCTAAACATGTTCGGGTGTGTTGATCTTGGGTTACCTGGTCACtttctgagcatgctcagtagaGCTTCATGTCACCGGAGAAACACAGGTGTCCTGTCTGACTCAAGAGTCTTGAAATTTACACCAAATGCCGACTTGTTTTGAGCGTCAGTCGTGTGTGACAAGTTCAGAACTCTGTTTTATTAGTCTGATTTATTATCAATTCGCTATTTACAGCATATACAACTGCTTCCAACAGAGATAAAATAGTTTGCATAATCAAAGcatcaataaaatgtaatttatgtaaaaaaaaaaaaaaaaaagggcagtGTCTTGTAAGTGTTCAAgcctcttgatttttttctacgTTTTGGCAGGTTGCAATCACAAACAGTCagattcagtaaagtagaataTGAATTTTTATGAGGCTTTTATTGTCACATtaaaatagcctttttttttaaataacaattaAGCCAGTGTGAAACAATTTccgttttaaaactgttttttttttcctattagtCAGATGTAGTTGTATTGTCACTAGTTGCGTGTGGATATAATCctaattaactaaataaaatccaatatcGACCCCTTACTCAATGTCCAGCACATTACATAGTCAGGACAATTTTCCCAGAAGCCCCGGGACTCTSGATGATGTCCTGGTGAGCCTGGGCGGCCTTCTCCAGAGGGTACTGGGGGCCGACGACCGGCCGCAGCCAGCCGGCCTCCATTCCCGCAAACAGCAGCGCCGCACACTCCCTCTTCTCCTCCTGACGGCGGACAGAGGAGTCATTACTGATCTGAGCACACAGATGTAGCCATAGTAATTAGGACGTTGCTGTGTACCGGTGTGGAGGAGAAAAGGGACACTCCTATGATGCTGCTCTCTTTGGCCATGGTGTCTCTGGGGTTGACCTCTACAGAGCCTCTTGAACCGACAACctgcaggagagagaaagagcagaACCACTCTCACACACAAAGTAAAGCTGGACATATTTAGAGCAGTCggagaattatttatttattttttttaacaccgaTGAAGAAGACCGACGTTGTACAGACCGTGACTCGCCCTCCGTACGCCATCAGCTGGAGGTCTTTGCCGAGGTTGACGTTGGAGAGCATCTCCACTATCACATCCACGCCTCGGCCGTCTGTGGCCTCCTGGAGCACCcaaaatggtaacactttatttgaagtgcGGTGAATAAGACAcatcatgacactttcataaacatgacataacacatgtcatgaacatgaataagccttcatgaatatttatgactgctgtcataaagcatcatttggtaaattatgacacttttaatacaaagttgacattattcaaaatgtctttgttatgacaacttgacattaaccaagaaatcattactgtttaaactttacctttcataacataaagttacctaatttttaaagtgcaatcagtaatattttataacaaatttatatcagtgcagtaaagaaaaaaaaagtatttgaccCTTCAaacataattcttttttttttttgccacacttatgtgtttcagatcatcaaactaatTGTTATATCTGGCAAAAACAGCCTGAGCAAATAAAGGTTTTCCagtgattatttcacttaagagagaaaaaaaacaacttgactctatataaaaatattatttttattctcattaaatcatgaataaactttgacttaacacttttgttttgattaattttattggCCCACTTACTGCCTGACCCGTAAAAATGACAATATCACTTAACATGaagtaaatgataaataaaaaaatgtaagaacatGAAGGACCATGATCCACTAATGCAAAACATGGAAGAGAGCAGAACGCTTTTCTGAAACTACAACgtttaatgatctgaaaaatCGAAGCGaggacaaaacaagcaaaaccagaagaaaCCGGGAAATAGTTCCCGTTGGCGTTCCTTCGTGTCGGTACCATGATTCTGTCTGTGTATCCCTCCTCTCGATGATTAAAAGCACAGTGCGCTCCGTTGTCGAGGGCCAACTTCATCCCTTCTGGTGTCCCTGCCGTCCCCAGCACCCTGAGGCCCAGAGCGCGGGACAGCTGGCACGCTGCCACACCCACCTGTTGAATGCGTTAGAARcatttttataaaaacagaaacacacaaacgtGTTCATTTCCGTGCTCATGCTTCGTGATGTGCTGACCTACAGCTAAAAGTGGCAACAGACAGCTAAAGTCAGCAGATTATAGGCACAAAAGCTAAAGATGggttctgctttgcttcttttaaattgatcacaaaagtaaaaaaaacaaacaaaaaaacaaaacaaaacaaaaaaaacccatcatgaagactttttctttttctttaaaacttggAAGCAAATACACCTTCGGCTTTCTTGTCCTCTGTCACAGAACCAAACAGCCCTCACTGAGAGCCACACCTCACAGTTTCATTCACACAGAAAACCTGGAGCTGCTCTCACCCCTCCGCTGGCTCCATGGATGAGGACCGTCTCTCCAGCTTTGGCGTGAGCTCTGCAGTacacaacaaaacactgaaaactaaaGCTAACCTTCTCATTATGTCAACATATTGTGCTGCAAAATGTTCCCAAGGTTGGACGAAACTACAAAATGCAATTTGATTTTTTATGCAACTCTTATTACCACTGAATTAACTTCCAAGATACTAGTTTTTTATTGGCCTGGCTAACTAATTttaactcagtttttcttttatttttggttgttgtaTTAAATCAAATTGGGAACAGGTAGGATATATGTGTGATTGAACTGTAGTTTATCTGTTGTGTATTGGCACTACTACATAagtaaactgaactgaaatggtGCAGATGTTGAACATTTCTGCAGGTGGATGTTTCAGAATAATGCTGTATAGAtactgtccaccagagggcagtgTTACTCCATGTGCAGAAACAGCTGTACCAACCAAACTCTGTTTTTCTGGCTTCCTTTTTAGATAGCTGCAGCCCGAAATctcgctttctctctctctttttttaaagttatgatCTGAATTATTCTTTTTTGCAATATTATGTAAAGAACAAATGATTCTGCAAAAATGGTTCCACAGAACATAGTCAAATGCGCCCAAAGAGACATTAAAGTTTTGAGAAGATGTGAAAACATGCCAACAAACTCTTTAGTCATCAGCGACTTAGAAAGCTGAAGAAttacaagtgaaaaaaatattttttcattYCTTTGTGTCSGTGGCAKWATTCATGGATTATTAAGGTATTAAACATCCTTTTATAATCCATGTTTTGCACAATTTTCTGGAGGGTCTTTCccagtttttttctcagtatGATGGTTTGTAATTGTAACATGTGCGACCCTTTGGCTTAAACTCTGAGTAATTCCTCTCCTGTGAAGGTCTTACTTGTGAACCAGGGCTCTGTAGGCTGTGAAGTAAGGAATGCCTATGGCTGCTCCCTGTGTGAAGTCCAGCGCATCAGGCAGCTTGTGGACACAGTCGTCCGCTGCTACAGCGCACTCCGCGTAACCTCCGGACTGAGTGGCGGTGGTGAAGACGCGATCCcctgcctggaaaacacaaacaaccgCTTGATGTGTGGACCATCTCTGGAGCCGATTTGGTAAACgctgttgtaaatatttttttccagaaaaaaggTTAGGGTTTCTAATACAGAATAGACTATACAGTGGGATATCCTACACTTTCCATGACTTTAATTGTGTGTTTTACTGTGACCTTTACTGCAGTGACTCCCTCTCCGACAGCATCCACCACTCCGGCTACATCTGAGCCCGGTGTGTATGGCAGAGTGGGCTTCCGGGCGTAAGATCCGGATCGGATGTACGTTTCCACGGGGTTCACGCCACAGGCACGGACATTTATCAGTACCTGCATCACAAAGATCCTCAATCAGTTGTAATTAATAcaagctgtttttgtttctcgCCCAAATCtattacacacatttttctttaatgactACATTAaagtctaaatgtttttaaaatgatttgtattCAACCAAGAAGTTTTCGTCTGATAGAAAATGAGACGGACATccatcaaaagaaaaagcaattgCAAATTgattatgaaaacaaacaaacatgtaatgATTTGAACATAtgacaaaaatgatttatacCTTCCCTAATAATCAATGGAAAAATCTTTTATTGGCATCACATAGGTCAAGCCCTCCTTATTACTGACCAGCTTTTASCATCTTTCCACTGATGATTTATGCTTTGTGATGAGCTCTGAATATCTGATGGAGGAGGGTCTCCTTGCCAtgaccctaatctttagcttctTCACAAATTCARATTAATAGTAAAAGACTGCAAATTTTAATCTGCCAGGGTTATGAATGAATATGGACTTAAYTGTATGTTTTTACGAAGATTCGGATAATAAATTGTGATTTGAACMAAGTCATGATGGGGAAATTTGGTTATCCAAACTACTGccaagaaaatctaaataagcaTTGTGAAACAGTGTGattgcctgattttaaaatattggcATTATCCCACTTTTCTTTGGAATATAAGCAAGTGGATGatgacaattttgtttttgttttgcactttgACTCCATCCCCCAAGAGATGTAAACctagttacatttattaattattgatcaTTAAGCATAGCAGGAAAGACAAACTGCTGAAAGGATGTTTCGACTGACTTtaattttacaacaacaacaaaaaaatatcgGTGAGTTTAGACCTGCgtttgcacaaaaaaagaaacaaaaacaaagagccaCGTCAGGCATCATAATGTCTGAAACCTCTTTGCAGCTCCTCCGCGGTTGTTATGGTTATGGCCAGACTTCCGGCCACCTGTCCGCCRGTGGACTGTGACCCGCAAAGCTGCGCCTGGAGAGCGGGGATGTCTCACCTGTCTGTGTCCCGGCTGAGGGACAGGGACATCGGAGCACAGCCTGAGGACAGACGGAGCTCCAAACTCACTGACTCTGATGGCTCTCATCATCCTGCTGCCTGACATGTCAGCTCACCTACAACTCGATCTGCAAACAGGACCAGGTGACAGAGAAGTTCAGCGTTACTTTCcctgactggaaaaaaaaaagaacggtGGCAgctccctcttcttcttcgACAAATGTTTCGGATTTGGCACGTCAGCGCCCTCATCTGTACACTTAATTAACTGACttcagtgctttttttgttttgtttttgctgcaccGTACGTAGTTAcgctttattttactttctgacattttttaaaaaatataccaCTCAAAACTAAGTAGCCTACATTTAATACTGATTACTGGTATCAAGGTTTTCACTAGATTGTATTTTATGTTCTAACAATGTTTTTCCATCCAATTCTGCCACAATTCCAGTTGTTCTAAAATACTTTTCCGACTGTGTGAAGATGCTTATAGGCTAGTACTCACTTATGGTAAATTCCTGAAAAAGGAAGATCAACTCTCAGTTTTCCTACTTAGGTGGCATGTTTTCCAGTCTTTTCCGTTTTCAACAGTGGCCAGGCGTCATAYTATATATGTACTCCGATTGAATTGCTTATAAAAGTGTCAAACCTYTTGAATcaagtaaaaagaagaagtatGTAACcgtttggaaaaaatattgataGGCTTGTGTTGAGGTGCTAAAAAAACTCAAAGGAGAGCGTTTTTATTCTAGCACCTCTCCTTTGAGGTGCTAAATTGGAGTTGTATTTATACAACTGTTGTATTTAAACAGTTGTATTTATACAACTAACTGTTTCtcctttgagatttttttttcacattagtgTGTGCAAACATcgttataaaaataaactaataaataaattacacgAAAGTGTTCTGTTTCCTTTCTTTGATCACTTTTACTTCCATCTKTTTTTGTTGTAGTAATTACATATACGTTTTTATCAttctgaagtctttttttttttttaaagagtgaaacatttagtttagtaCGCGCTTCAATCGATTATTTCGTCGATTGAATAGTTCGGTCTTACGTCGTGACGTTACTTCCGTTTACTTAGCCTGACTCTTACATGAATGGAACTACTTTCAAGTGCCGACTGGGAGTTAAATAAACCCATCCACATGAGTTGAGAGTGTTGAAAAGAGAGGAGTGAAACGCGGAACCAGGGGCAGGAGAGAAAAGTGACCGCGGCAGCGAAGAGTTTCCACATGTTAAGCCTCCAGCGTTTATTAACATGATATTACAATGTCTGCAAGCGGGTTTCCCCATGTAAGAGAAGCCATTTGTAGCCTGCTTTAAACAGGCAGACACTCCGACGGGTCTTCGGTGAACCCCATAGTTTGAGATAGGTGATAGGAGATAGATAGTTTGGCTCGTCCCTGGGTTTGTCAGAAATGGCGACAAAATGCAGGTTTTTGCTTCAGAGGGTCCTTACAGGACTCCGAGCTCGYGCTGTGTGGCATCACCAAGCGTCAGGTAGAGGACACCTGGTGTGTAGGACACCGGTCAGACAGCTGAGCAGCTCCAACAGACTCCACACGCCTCCATCTGCCACCACAGGTAAGCCTACTTCTTAACACATGRCACTCATATTCTCCGTTTGTTTATAAGTTTAGAATCGGGAAGTGTTGGCCGTGTTATttcctgaaacttttttttactatcGTCGTGTCGCCAGGTCCCAGCAGTCTGTCGCTCAGGACTCACACTTGTGGAGAGCTGAGGTCACATCATGTAGGAGAGAAGGTCACGCTGTGTGGATGGGTCCAATATCTCAGGTATTATTCTCTATTATTAGCTCTTCATTATATGAGATGTAGTGCACTTTTGAggggtttttctttcttactgtttaacCTTTTCAGCCTTaacatttgttaatttttttgtgatctTTATATGGTACTCCAGAACAAAGTGGTGcattattgtgaagtgaaagtaTAAAGAAAGCTCTAAATTtgtctttagaaataaaagatttaaaaaggggcacacatttttgttcatttttcaaagtcattgGTGGYAAAATATTGATCAGATT
The Poecilia reticulata strain Guanapo linkage group LG17, Guppy_female_1.0+MT, whole genome shotgun sequence DNA segment above includes these coding regions:
- the cryz gene encoding quinone oxidoreductase, with amino-acid sequence MSGSRMMRAIRVSEFGAPSVLRLCSDVPVPQPGHRQVLINVRACGVNPVETYIRSGSYARKPTLPYTPGSDVAGVVDAVGEGVTAVKAGDRVFTTATQSGGYAECAVAADDCVHKLPDALDFTQGAAIGIPYFTAYRALVHKAHAKAGETVLIHGASGGVGVAACQLSRALGLRVLGTAGTPEGMKLALDNGAHCAFNHREEGYTDRIMEATDGRGVDVIVEMLSNVNLGKDLQLMAYGGRVTVVGSRGSVEVNPRDTMAKESSIIGVSLFSSTPEEKRECAALLFAGMEAGWLRPVVGPQYPLEKAAQAHQDIIZSPGASGKIVLTM